The Bos taurus isolate L1 Dominette 01449 registration number 42190680 breed Hereford chromosome 18, ARS-UCD2.0, whole genome shotgun sequence genome has a window encoding:
- the TMEM170A gene encoding transmembrane protein 170A gives MEREGSGGSGASAGLLQQILSLKLVPRVGNGTLCPNSTSLCSFPEMWYGVFLWALVSSLFFHVPAGLLALFTLRHHKYGAAIAGVYRAAGKEMIPFEALTLGTGQTFCVVVVSFLRILATL, from the exons ATGGAACGCGAGGGGAGCGGCGGCAGCGGGGCGTCGGCCGGGCTCCTGCAGCAGATCCTCAGCCTGAAGCTGGTGCCGCGGGTGGGCAACGGGACGCTGTGCCCCAACTCCACATCGCTCTGCTCCTTCCCAG AGATGTGGTATGGTGTGTTCCTGTGGGCACTGgtgtcttctctcttctttcacgtCCCTGCCGGATTACTGGCCCTCTTCACCCTCAGACATCACAAATATG GTGCAGCAATTGCTGGAGTGTATCGAGCAGCAGGAAAGGAAATGATTCCGTTTGAAGCCCTTACCTTGGGCACTGGACAGACGTTTTGTGTCGTAGTGGTCTCCTTTTTACGGATTTTAGCTACTCTATAG
- the TMEM170A gene encoding transmembrane protein 170A isoform X1: protein MEREGSGGSGASAGLLQQILSLKLVPRVGNGTLCPNSTSLCSFPEMWYGVFLWALVSSLFFHVPAGLLALFTLRHHKYGRFMSVSILLMGIVGPITAGILTSAAIAGVYRAAGKEMIPFEALTLGTGQTFCVVVVSFLRILATL, encoded by the exons ATGGAACGCGAGGGGAGCGGCGGCAGCGGGGCGTCGGCCGGGCTCCTGCAGCAGATCCTCAGCCTGAAGCTGGTGCCGCGGGTGGGCAACGGGACGCTGTGCCCCAACTCCACATCGCTCTGCTCCTTCCCAG AGATGTGGTATGGTGTGTTCCTGTGGGCACTGgtgtcttctctcttctttcacgtCCCTGCCGGATTACTGGCCCTCTTCACCCTCAGACATCACAAATATGGTAGGTTCATGTCTGTAAGCATCCTGTTGATGGGCATCGTGGGACCAATTACTGCTGGAATCTTGACAA GTGCAGCAATTGCTGGAGTGTATCGAGCAGCAGGAAAGGAAATGATTCCGTTTGAAGCCCTTACCTTGGGCACTGGACAGACGTTTTGTGTCGTAGTGGTCTCCTTTTTACGGATTTTAGCTACTCTATAG